The Flavobacterium sp. IMCC34852 genome contains the following window.
GTGAAATCGAAAACAGAGGTGTTTTAGAAGATTTAGTCAAAGAACCGTTACTTATTAATAAAGACTATGGTATCGTTCATTTTGACTCACCCGATAAAAGAGGAATTGATGTAGCCCTTTTATACCAAAAGAAACACTTCAAACCCACCAGTTTTAAAAATATTCCTTTATTAATTTACAGAAGCCAAGAAGGAAAAACAGATAAAAAAGACAACGAAGAAACCACAGATGACAAAGCTGAAGCAGGAAAAGACGACCGAGTTTATACCCGTGACCAACTTTTAGTAACCGGTTTCCTTGATGGTGAAGAAGTAAGTATCATTGTCAACCACTGGCCTTCTCGCTCCGGAGGTGAAAAGAAAAGTGCTCCTTTCCGCGAAGCCGCAGGAAGATTGAACAGACAAATCATGGACTCCATTTTCAAAATCAACCCCAATGCCAAAATTATCACCATGGGTGACCTAAATGATGGTAGTTACAACAAAAGCGTAAAAGAAGGCATTGGCGCCAAACGAAAAAAAGAAGACGTAAAACAATTCGGCATCTACAACCCTTTTGAAGAAATGTTTTATAAAGGAAATGCCACGCTATTCTATCGTGATGCCGGAGACATCTTCGACCAAATTATGGTGTCAGAAGCTTTAATCAAGCCTGATTATTCGTCTTTCCGATACTGGAAAGCCGGAATTTTCAACAAACCTTATCTCATAACTACTACCGGACAATACAAAGGTTATCCGCTGCGTCACAGCATGACTGAAATAGGATACAGCGACCACTTCCCGGTTTATATCTATCTGATCAAAGAAGTAAAATAATTTTTTAAAAGTCTCGAGCCAATCGGGACTTTTTTATTTTATAACTTTACCTTTTATATTAAGAGGAGAATGTCCGGTGGACATTCGGTATTTTATTTTAATATATCGATAACTTTACAAGAAAAGCACTCATGGCTGTAGCAAAACCCTTCAACCTCAACCAATGGATAAATGACAACCGTCATTTGTTAAAACCGCCCGTTGGCAACAAAAATTTATACGTTGATTCAGGTGATTATATCGTAATGATTGTAGCCGGACCCAACGCCCGAAAAGATTACCACTACAACGAAACCGAAGAACTCTTCTACCAACTCGAAGGCGAAATTACCGTTTACATCCAAGAGGAAGGAGAAAAGAAAGCCATGAAACTCTCCGCCGGCGATATGTTTTTATTGCCCGCCAAAGTACCGCACTCACCATCGCGTACCGAAAACTCGATTGGATTGGTAGTAGAACGCAAACGAAACGGAAAAGACATACCCGACGGCTTACTATGGTTTTGCGACCATTGTAACCACAAACTTTACGAAGTTTATTTCGAGCTAAACGATATCGAAAAAGACTTTTTACAACATTTCAATCATTTTTACAATTCGGAAAAACTCAGAACCTGCGACAAATGTGGTACAGTAATGGAAGCCGATTCAAGATTTTCTTCAAAATAATTTTAAGGAGCTATTCCGGCTATCCACTATATCTTTTTATCCCGTTCAAAAAACGAGATAAAAAGGATGTCGTTCCTATCCGGGCTAATTTCAAAATAAACGATTACTTTTGCAATCACTAAAACAAACTAATATTACAATGTCAACAATTGCGCAACAATTCGGCATGACCGAAGCCTTAGAAATACTGGGCGTAAAAGCCATAAACGAAGGAACATCCACCGGAAATAACCATTTTTCAAACGGAGAAATCTTGGAAAGTTATTCTCCCGTAGACGGACAATTAATTGGAAAAGTAAAAACCACCACCGCAGCCGATTACGAAAAAGTAATGCAAACCGCCAGCGAAGC
Protein-coding sequences here:
- a CDS encoding endonuclease/exonuclease/phosphatase family protein — protein: MRIKSLIALFFALFAISAANAQAKKYNIHTVAFYNFENLFDTINGSNNDEEWLPNGAQNWTPKKYKQKLHNLAKVLSEIGTGENPNNSPTLIGGCEIENRGVLEDLVKEPLLINKDYGIVHFDSPDKRGIDVALLYQKKHFKPTSFKNIPLLIYRSQEGKTDKKDNEETTDDKAEAGKDDRVYTRDQLLVTGFLDGEEVSIIVNHWPSRSGGEKKSAPFREAAGRLNRQIMDSIFKINPNAKIITMGDLNDGSYNKSVKEGIGAKRKKEDVKQFGIYNPFEEMFYKGNATLFYRDAGDIFDQIMVSEALIKPDYSSFRYWKAGIFNKPYLITTTGQYKGYPLRHSMTEIGYSDHFPVYIYLIKEVK
- a CDS encoding 3-hydroxyanthranilate 3,4-dioxygenase; this encodes MAVAKPFNLNQWINDNRHLLKPPVGNKNLYVDSGDYIVMIVAGPNARKDYHYNETEELFYQLEGEITVYIQEEGEKKAMKLSAGDMFLLPAKVPHSPSRTENSIGLVVERKRNGKDIPDGLLWFCDHCNHKLYEVYFELNDIEKDFLQHFNHFYNSEKLRTCDKCGTVMEADSRFSSK